A single Biomphalaria glabrata chromosome 2, xgBioGlab47.1, whole genome shotgun sequence DNA region contains:
- the LOC106055779 gene encoding uncharacterized protein LOC106055779, with translation MDQNSNLDEESKKGLDRSANQSPERKLLFEVSNTGTMISSITTDGSSQHSFSTSSDEGMIYQPSAPLHKKTQDVAGRLWSPRFPGEGRLIRDKLNTREPLSSDSEEDHFLSSSSKAQFSPHFMDRALLYNPHIDSDETDSDVEMNYPGLCLYRPDSDLNATGLVNPINTSSDMKLPSISQTNSRSSLKIKYSHLL, from the exons ATGGATCAGAACTCCAATTTGGACGAGGAGTCTAAAAAAGGTCTGGACAGATCTGCAAACCAAAGTCCGGAAAG GAAACTTCTGTTTGAGGTCAGTAACACGGGGACAATGATCAGTTCTATCACTACTGACGGCTCAAGTCAGCACAGCTTCAGTACCAGTTCTGATGAAGGCATGATCTATCAGCCATCAGCGCCCCTACATAAGAAGACTCAGGACGTTGCGGGCCGACTGTGGAGCCCGCGCTTTCCAGGAGAAGGGCGTCTCATTCGTGACAAACTCAACACAAGGGAGCCACTGTCCAGTGATTCTGAGGAGGACCACTTTCTCAGCTCAAGCAGCAAAGCGCAGTTCTCACCTCATTTCATGGACCGCGCCCTCTTGTACAACCCCCACATCGACAGTGATGAGACCGATAGTGACGTGGAGATGAATTATCCTGGTCTATGTCTTTACAGGCCCGACTCTGACCTCAATGCTACAGGCCTCGTCAACCCCATCAACACCTCTTCTGACATGAAGTTGCCTTCCATCAGTCAAACGAATTCTAGAAGTAGTTTAAAAATCAAGTATTCTCATCTTTTATAA